The following coding sequences lie in one Halogeometricum rufum genomic window:
- a CDS encoding alpha/beta fold hydrolase encodes MPLASNAGVSCYYERDGDGDPVVFVGDAGYGAWQWGWQHAAVAGPYESVVTDVRGAGRSDAPAGPYAMSDLVADLTSVLSDAGLRSATVVGAGLGGVVGLAAARTTARVDRLVCLGSAASGADLALESLYASPNDREGLERSLAAALSDRFVERHPDAVRQMVEWRAEEDAAPDAWEAQVAAIRDYELDAPYEVTAPTLVVHGTADSVWPVDRGRELAEALPRGEFVAVEDAGHLAHVERSKRVNDELLGFLADADDE; translated from the coding sequence ATGCCTCTGGCTTCGAACGCTGGCGTCTCCTGTTACTACGAACGCGACGGCGACGGCGACCCGGTGGTGTTCGTCGGCGACGCCGGCTACGGCGCGTGGCAGTGGGGGTGGCAACACGCCGCCGTCGCCGGCCCGTACGAGAGCGTCGTCACGGACGTCCGCGGCGCGGGACGGTCGGACGCGCCGGCGGGCCCCTACGCGATGTCGGACCTCGTCGCCGACCTGACGAGCGTCCTCTCAGACGCGGGACTCCGCTCTGCCACCGTCGTCGGCGCGGGACTCGGCGGCGTGGTCGGTCTGGCGGCGGCGCGCACCACCGCGCGCGTCGACCGTCTGGTCTGTCTCGGGTCCGCCGCCTCGGGCGCGGACCTCGCCCTCGAATCGCTCTACGCCTCGCCGAACGACCGCGAGGGACTCGAACGATCGCTCGCGGCGGCCCTGTCCGACCGGTTCGTCGAGCGCCACCCCGACGCGGTCCGGCAGATGGTCGAGTGGCGCGCCGAGGAGGACGCCGCGCCCGACGCGTGGGAGGCACAAGTTGCCGCTATCCGGGACTACGAACTCGACGCGCCGTACGAGGTGACGGCGCCCACACTGGTCGTCCACGGCACCGCCGACAGCGTCTGGCCCGTCGACCGCGGCCGCGAGTTGGCCGAGGCCCTCCCGCGCGGCGAGTTCGTCGCCGTCGAGGACGCGGGCCACCTCGCGCACGTCGAACGGTCCAAGCGCGTCAACGACGAACTGCTGGGTTTCCTCGCCGACGCCGACGACGAGTAG
- a CDS encoding TspO/MBR family protein produces the protein MELRESLRRRPAVEWVAWVLLSELAGVVGGVATASAIGTWYQTLVQPAFAPPNWVFGPVWTTLYALMGTAAFLVSRSSHPRARVALYAFLGHLVLNVAWSLAFFGLQSPLYGLVVIVPLLLAIVAVTALFGRIDRRAAALMLPYLAWVAFATALNYRFWVLN, from the coding sequence ATGGAACTACGCGAGTCCCTCCGGCGACGCCCCGCGGTCGAGTGGGTGGCGTGGGTACTGCTCTCCGAACTTGCGGGCGTCGTCGGCGGCGTGGCGACGGCGTCGGCCATCGGGACGTGGTATCAGACGCTCGTCCAACCGGCGTTCGCGCCGCCGAACTGGGTGTTCGGTCCGGTGTGGACGACGCTGTACGCCCTGATGGGGACGGCGGCGTTCCTCGTCTCCCGGTCCTCGCACCCGCGGGCCCGCGTCGCCCTGTACGCATTCCTCGGCCACCTCGTCCTCAACGTGGCGTGGTCCCTGGCGTTCTTCGGCCTGCAGTCGCCGCTGTACGGCCTCGTCGTCATCGTCCCCCTCCTCCTCGCCATCGTCGCCGTCACCGCCCTGTTCGGCCGCATCGACCGGCGGGCCGCGGCACTCATGCTCCCGTACCTCGCCTGGGTGGCGTTCGCGACGGCGCTCAACTATCGGTTCTGGGTGTTGAACTAA
- a CDS encoding DUF7504 family protein, translating into MELTERVTNETRDAANVLVLRPQLQSGSDATCKRLLVGDERPVHLLGISFSRPATRWYDHWVEVLGDAPAAAAVVTTPDSFAGDPPDGVAVETVSSPADATGIGMQVTKYLNDWQDEDAAVVVSLDSLTLVLQYVSVETLYRFLHVLTGRLDAVGATGLFFLDPTTQDETTVNTLKTLFHGVLAYDADADDWRLQTQ; encoded by the coding sequence ATGGAGCTCACAGAACGGGTGACGAACGAGACGCGGGACGCCGCCAACGTCCTCGTCCTTCGCCCGCAGTTGCAGTCCGGGTCGGACGCGACGTGCAAGCGACTCCTCGTCGGCGACGAACGCCCCGTTCACCTCCTCGGCATCAGTTTCTCGCGGCCGGCGACCCGGTGGTACGACCACTGGGTGGAAGTCCTCGGCGACGCGCCGGCGGCGGCCGCCGTCGTGACGACGCCGGACTCGTTCGCGGGGGACCCGCCGGACGGCGTCGCCGTCGAGACGGTGTCGAGTCCCGCGGACGCGACGGGCATCGGGATGCAGGTGACGAAGTACCTGAACGACTGGCAGGACGAGGACGCCGCCGTCGTCGTCTCCCTCGACTCGCTGACGCTCGTGCTCCAGTACGTCTCCGTCGAGACGCTCTACCGATTCCTGCACGTCCTCACGGGCCGTCTGGACGCCGTGGGGGCCACCGGCCTGTTCTTCCTCGACCCGACGACGCAGGACGAGACGACGGTGAACACGCTCAAGACGCTGTTCCACGGCGTCCTCGCGTACGACGCCGACGCGGACGACTGGCGACTGCAGACCCAGTAG
- a CDS encoding GNAT family N-acetyltransferase yields MTEIRRARPDDHGRAVELLDAAMLEVDADRVRDRIGREGVLVAEADGRVVGVCVLADRGAATEIAQIAVHRSRRARGIGRRLVAAAATETNGPLTATFRRQVRPFYESLGFEIAPATEGANVDGGGGGEGNGGDGRDDDPPTDGDRFRGVLR; encoded by the coding sequence GTGACCGAGATACGTCGTGCCCGCCCCGACGACCACGGACGCGCCGTCGAACTGCTCGACGCCGCGATGCTCGAAGTCGACGCCGACCGCGTCCGCGACCGAATCGGCCGCGAGGGCGTCCTCGTCGCCGAGGCTGACGGCCGCGTCGTCGGCGTCTGCGTCCTCGCCGACCGGGGCGCGGCGACGGAGATAGCCCAGATAGCGGTGCATCGCTCTCGACGGGCGCGGGGCATCGGCCGGCGACTGGTCGCGGCGGCCGCGACGGAGACGAACGGACCGCTGACGGCCACGTTTCGGCGGCAGGTCCGGCCGTTCTACGAGTCGCTCGGGTTCGAGATAGCGCCCGCTACGGAGGGGGCGAACGTCGACGGCGGCGGTGGTGGCGAGGGCAACGGCGGCGACGGCCGAGACGACGACCCCCCGACCGACGGCGACCGGTTCCGCGGCGTCCTCAGATGA
- a CDS encoding replication factor C small subunit, producing the protein MSEAADAEDAPTGREIWIEKYRPQTLDDVYGQEDIVDRLRSYIEQDDLPHLLFAGPAGVGKTTSATAIARAIYGDDWRGNFLELNASDERGIDVVRDRIKNFARSSFGGFDYRVIFLDEADSLTSDAQSALRRTMEQFSDNTRFILSCNYSSKIIDPIQSRCAVFRFSPLGDDAVAEQVRDIAAAEDIELTEDGLDALVYAAGGDMRRAINSLQAAATTGEVVDEEAVYLITSTARPEDIEAMVQSAIDGDFLAARSKLETLLVDTGMAGGDIIDQLHRSVWDFDLDERTTVRLMERIGEADYRITEGANEQVQLEALLASLAAATDE; encoded by the coding sequence ATGAGCGAGGCCGCGGACGCGGAGGACGCCCCCACGGGTCGCGAGATATGGATCGAGAAGTACCGACCGCAGACGCTGGACGACGTGTACGGGCAGGAGGACATCGTCGACAGACTCCGCTCGTACATCGAACAGGACGACCTGCCGCACCTGCTGTTCGCGGGCCCGGCGGGCGTCGGCAAGACCACCTCCGCGACGGCCATCGCCCGCGCCATCTACGGCGACGACTGGCGCGGCAACTTCCTCGAACTCAACGCCTCGGACGAACGCGGCATCGACGTGGTGCGCGACCGAATCAAGAACTTCGCGCGCTCGTCGTTCGGCGGCTTCGACTACCGCGTCATCTTCCTCGACGAGGCGGACTCTCTCACCTCGGACGCGCAGTCGGCCCTGCGCCGGACGATGGAGCAGTTCTCCGACAACACGCGCTTCATCCTCTCGTGTAACTACTCCTCGAAGATAATCGACCCCATCCAGTCGCGGTGTGCGGTGTTCCGCTTCTCGCCCCTCGGCGACGACGCCGTGGCCGAACAGGTGCGCGACATCGCCGCGGCCGAGGACATCGAACTCACCGAGGACGGACTCGACGCCCTCGTCTACGCCGCCGGCGGCGACATGCGCCGCGCCATCAACTCCCTGCAGGCGGCGGCGACGACGGGCGAGGTGGTGGACGAAGAGGCCGTCTACCTCATCACCTCGACGGCCCGCCCCGAGGACATCGAGGCGATGGTCCAGTCGGCCATCGACGGCGACTTCCTCGCCGCCCGGTCGAAACTGGAGACGCTCCTCGTCGACACCGGGATGGCCGGCGGCGACATCATCGACCAACTGCACCGGTCGGTGTGGGACTTCGACCTGGACGAACGCACGACGGTCCGCCTGATGGAGCGCATCGGCGAGGCGGACTACCGCATCACCGAGGGGGCGAACGAGCAGGTGCAACTGGAGGCGTTGCTCGCGTCGTTGGCCGCCGCGACCGACGAGTAA
- the samp2 gene encoding ubiquitin-like small modifier protein SAMP2 has product MHVTVEVVGEDTREVSVGDDDTYADLIRAVDLSPHEVSVLVDGSPVPEDQPVATDRVKILRLIKGGAE; this is encoded by the coding sequence ATGCACGTCACCGTCGAAGTCGTCGGCGAGGACACCCGCGAGGTCAGCGTCGGCGACGACGACACGTACGCCGACCTGATTCGGGCGGTGGACCTCAGCCCCCACGAGGTGTCCGTCCTCGTCGACGGGTCGCCCGTCCCCGAGGACCAACCCGTCGCGACCGACCGGGTGAAGATTCTCCGCCTCATCAAGGGCGGCGCCGAGTGA
- a CDS encoding phosphoglucomutase/phosphomannomutase family protein has translation MDAISFGTDGWRATLDTFTDDRVRIVGQAVADYLADEGFDAPVFVGYDARDTSLGFAESLAEVLSGNGFDVLLPDRDRPTPLVAYAIADRGLSGALMVTASHNPPEYNGVKFIPSDGAPALPEVTEAIEERLAEPDLLPESEHGTVEEVDIVTPHFEHARELVDADLSGLTVVYDAMHGSGRGVTDALLESAGAEVISIRGDRDPEFGGSPPEPSAENLEQLVERVREEDADLGVANDGDSDRVAFVTPERGHLDENLFFAAAYDYLLADDSGPAIRTVSTTFLIDRIAEAHGEEVFETAVGFKWVADAMKEHDALMGGEESGGFSIRGHVREKDGVLMGLLGAAAAVAEPMDERVDRLLDTHGDIVADKISLDCPDAEKQRVIDELDDELPEQVAGRDIEKVVTLDGFKLLLEDGSWLLARPSGTEPKMRVYAEASSEEAVRELLDAGRELVAPLI, from the coding sequence ATGGACGCTATCTCCTTCGGGACCGACGGCTGGCGCGCGACGCTGGACACGTTCACGGACGACCGGGTCCGAATCGTGGGACAGGCCGTCGCCGACTATCTCGCAGACGAGGGGTTCGACGCGCCCGTCTTCGTCGGCTACGACGCGCGGGACACCTCGCTCGGGTTCGCCGAGTCGCTGGCGGAGGTGCTGTCGGGCAACGGCTTCGACGTCCTCCTGCCGGACCGCGACCGACCGACGCCGCTCGTCGCCTACGCCATCGCCGACCGCGGCCTCTCGGGCGCGTTGATGGTGACGGCGTCGCACAACCCGCCGGAGTACAACGGCGTGAAGTTCATCCCCTCGGACGGCGCGCCCGCCCTCCCCGAGGTGACGGAGGCCATCGAGGAACGCCTCGCCGAACCCGACCTGCTCCCCGAGTCCGAACACGGGACCGTCGAGGAGGTGGACATCGTCACGCCGCACTTCGAGCACGCCCGCGAACTGGTGGACGCCGACCTCTCGGGACTCACCGTCGTCTACGACGCCATGCACGGGTCGGGGCGCGGCGTCACCGACGCCCTCCTCGAATCGGCGGGCGCCGAGGTCATCAGCATCCGCGGGGACCGCGACCCCGAGTTCGGCGGGTCGCCGCCGGAACCGAGCGCCGAGAACCTCGAACAGTTGGTCGAACGGGTCCGCGAGGAGGACGCGGACCTCGGCGTCGCCAACGACGGCGACTCCGACCGGGTGGCGTTCGTCACGCCCGAACGCGGCCACCTCGACGAGAACCTGTTCTTCGCCGCCGCGTACGACTACCTCCTCGCCGACGACAGCGGTCCGGCCATCCGCACCGTCTCGACGACGTTCCTCATCGACCGCATCGCCGAGGCGCACGGCGAGGAGGTGTTCGAGACGGCTGTCGGCTTCAAGTGGGTCGCCGACGCGATGAAGGAACACGACGCGCTGATGGGCGGCGAGGAGTCCGGCGGCTTCTCCATCCGCGGGCACGTCCGCGAGAAGGACGGCGTCCTGATGGGACTGCTCGGCGCGGCCGCGGCCGTCGCCGAACCGATGGACGAACGCGTGGACCGACTCCTCGACACCCACGGCGACATCGTCGCCGACAAGATTAGCCTCGACTGCCCCGACGCCGAGAAACAGCGCGTCATCGACGAACTGGACGACGAACTCCCCGAACAGGTCGCGGGACGGGACATCGAGAAAGTCGTCACCCTCGACGGCTTCAAACTCCTGCTGGAAGACGGGTCGTGGCTCCTCGCCCGCCCCTCGGGGACGGAGCCGAAGATGCGCGTCTACGCCGAGGCGTCCAGCGAGGAGGCCGTCCGCGAACTCCTCGACGCGGGCCGCGAACTGGTCGCGCCGCTCATCTGA
- a CDS encoding type 1 glutamine amidotransferase — translation MTQETGTLRFALLDASHGDTNTRRNFRRELDADLAEFDATESELPSHFDFDGVVVTGSRASVYWDEEWIPPLVDYVADAADRDVPILGVCYGHQVVAEALGGRVEDMGEYEIGYREVSRTTESELFEGIDETFTVFTTHSDAVTELPAGAELLAENDYGVHAFRKGHAWGVQFHPEYDTDTAEAVTKGKDLPDERIQSVLDGITAENYDAACEAKRLFDNFAAYARRVRMDAAA, via the coding sequence ATGACTCAGGAAACCGGGACACTCCGTTTCGCCTTACTGGACGCCTCACACGGAGACACCAACACGCGACGGAACTTTCGACGGGAACTGGACGCCGACCTGGCGGAGTTCGACGCGACGGAGAGCGAACTGCCGTCGCACTTCGACTTCGACGGCGTGGTCGTCACCGGGTCGCGCGCGTCGGTCTACTGGGACGAGGAGTGGATTCCTCCCCTCGTCGACTACGTCGCCGACGCCGCCGACCGCGACGTGCCGATACTCGGCGTCTGCTACGGTCACCAGGTGGTCGCGGAGGCACTCGGCGGCCGCGTCGAGGACATGGGCGAGTACGAAATCGGCTACCGCGAGGTGTCGCGGACGACGGAGAGCGAACTGTTCGAGGGCATCGACGAGACGTTCACGGTCTTCACGACGCACTCGGACGCCGTCACCGAACTCCCGGCGGGCGCGGAACTCCTCGCGGAGAACGACTACGGCGTCCACGCCTTCCGGAAGGGCCACGCGTGGGGCGTGCAGTTCCACCCCGAGTACGACACCGACACCGCGGAGGCGGTGACGAAGGGCAAGGACCTGCCCGACGAACGAATCCAGTCCGTCCTCGACGGCATCACCGCCGAGAACTACGACGCGGCCTGCGAGGCCAAGCGCCTGTTCGACAACTTCGCCGCCTACGCCCGACGAGTCCGGATGGACGCGGCGGCCTGA
- the alaS gene encoding alanine--tRNA ligase: MSELEEEYRLDYFEEEGFYRKQCPVTDAYFWTRDPDRETCGEPPADDYSFIDNPGFDEEYTLEEMREEFLSFFEEHGHERIEPYPVAANRWRDDVLLTQASIYDFQPLVTSGQTPPPANPLTISQPCIRMQDIDNVGKTGRHTMAFEMMAHHAFNAREEVGDEYAYSGEVYWKDETVELCDEFFEHMGADLEEITYIEDPWVGGGNAGPAFEVLYRGAELATLVFMSMEQDPDGEYEMKDGNRYSPMDTYIVDTGYGLERWAWVSQGTATVYEAVYPDMIEFLKENANLTLTDDEEELVHRAAKLSGYLDIDEVDDVYEARVDIADQLGVDADELTALLRPLEDIYAIADHCRTLAYMFGDGIVPSNVGTGYLARMVLRRTKRLVDNVGVDAPLDELVDMQAERLGYENRDTIRDIVRTEERKYRETLERGTRKVETLADDYAGRDEPIPVEELIELYDSHGIQPDMVEEIAEERGARVDVPDDFYSLVADRHEGEGAAEAAEEREDRLSDLPDTEKLYYDDQERTEFEAVVLDVLEREAGYDVVLDQTMFYPEGGGQPADHGTLSTDDTTVQVTDVQIRDGVVLHRTDEDPGKGEFVRGQLDVERRRRLMRHHTATHVVGYAARQVLGDHVRQAGAQKGTDRARFDITHYERITREEVKRIEQVANDVVMRNVPVKQEWPDRHEAEERYGFDLYQGGIPPGQNIRVISVGDDVQACGGTHVKRTGDIGAIKVLTTEPVQDGIERVVFAAGDAAIEATQRTEDALYDAAEVLDVNPEDVPDTAERFFTEWKERGKTIDRLKSELAEARAAAETEETDVNGTPAVVQRLDGDADELRATANAIVGEGKVAVLGSAAGGSAQFVVGVPDGVGINAGEVVGQLASRVGGGGGGPPDFAQGGGPNVDALDDVLAEAPDVLRQVLDA, encoded by the coding sequence ATGAGCGAACTCGAAGAGGAGTACCGCCTCGACTATTTCGAGGAGGAGGGGTTCTACCGGAAACAGTGCCCGGTGACCGACGCGTACTTCTGGACGCGGGACCCCGACCGCGAGACGTGTGGGGAACCGCCGGCGGACGACTACTCGTTCATCGACAACCCCGGTTTCGACGAGGAGTACACCCTCGAAGAGATGCGAGAGGAGTTCCTCTCGTTCTTCGAGGAACACGGCCACGAACGCATCGAACCGTACCCGGTCGCGGCCAACCGCTGGCGTGACGACGTGCTCTTGACGCAGGCGTCTATCTACGACTTCCAACCGCTCGTCACCAGCGGACAGACGCCGCCGCCGGCGAACCCGCTCACCATCTCGCAGCCCTGCATCCGGATGCAGGACATCGACAACGTGGGGAAGACGGGCCGGCACACGATGGCGTTCGAGATGATGGCCCACCACGCGTTCAACGCCCGCGAGGAGGTCGGCGACGAGTACGCCTACTCCGGCGAAGTCTACTGGAAGGACGAGACGGTCGAACTCTGCGACGAGTTCTTCGAGCACATGGGCGCGGACCTCGAAGAGATAACGTACATCGAGGACCCGTGGGTCGGCGGCGGCAACGCCGGTCCCGCCTTCGAGGTACTGTACCGCGGCGCCGAGTTGGCGACGCTCGTCTTCATGTCGATGGAGCAGGACCCCGACGGCGAGTACGAGATGAAGGACGGCAACCGGTACTCGCCGATGGACACCTACATCGTCGACACCGGCTACGGCCTCGAACGCTGGGCGTGGGTGTCGCAGGGGACCGCCACCGTCTACGAGGCGGTGTACCCGGACATGATCGAGTTCCTGAAGGAGAACGCCAACCTCACCCTCACCGACGACGAGGAGGAACTCGTCCACCGCGCCGCGAAACTGTCGGGCTACCTCGACATCGACGAGGTGGACGACGTGTACGAGGCGCGCGTCGACATCGCCGACCAGTTGGGCGTCGACGCCGACGAACTGACGGCCCTGCTCCGCCCCCTCGAAGACATCTACGCCATCGCCGACCACTGCCGGACGCTCGCGTACATGTTCGGCGACGGCATCGTCCCCTCGAACGTCGGGACGGGCTACCTCGCGCGCATGGTCCTCCGTCGGACGAAGCGCCTCGTCGACAACGTGGGCGTCGACGCCCCTCTCGACGAACTCGTGGACATGCAGGCCGAACGCCTCGGCTACGAGAACCGCGACACCATCCGCGACATCGTGCGGACCGAGGAGCGGAAGTACCGCGAGACGCTCGAACGCGGGACGCGGAAGGTCGAGACGCTCGCCGACGACTACGCCGGCCGCGACGAGCCAATCCCGGTCGAGGAACTCATCGAACTGTACGACTCCCACGGCATCCAACCCGACATGGTCGAGGAGATAGCCGAAGAGCGCGGTGCGCGGGTGGACGTGCCGGACGACTTCTACTCGCTGGTCGCCGACCGACACGAGGGCGAAGGGGCCGCCGAGGCGGCCGAGGAACGCGAGGACCGCCTCTCTGACCTGCCCGACACGGAGAAGCTCTACTACGACGACCAGGAGCGGACCGAGTTCGAGGCCGTCGTCCTCGACGTCCTCGAACGCGAGGCGGGCTACGACGTCGTCCTCGACCAGACGATGTTCTACCCCGAGGGCGGCGGGCAACCGGCCGACCACGGGACGCTCTCGACGGACGACACGACGGTGCAGGTGACGGACGTGCAGATACGCGACGGCGTCGTCCTGCACCGGACTGACGAGGACCCCGGCAAGGGCGAGTTCGTCCGCGGGCAACTCGACGTGGAGCGTCGCCGCCGCCTGATGCGGCACCACACGGCGACGCACGTCGTCGGCTACGCGGCCCGACAGGTGCTCGGCGACCACGTGCGACAGGCCGGGGCACAGAAGGGCACCGACCGCGCCCGCTTCGACATCACCCACTACGAGCGAATCACGCGCGAGGAGGTCAAGCGGATAGAGCAGGTGGCCAACGACGTCGTGATGCGGAACGTCCCGGTGAAACAGGAGTGGCCGGACCGCCACGAAGCGGAGGAGCGGTACGGGTTCGACCTCTATCAGGGCGGCATCCCGCCGGGACAGAACATCCGCGTCATCTCCGTCGGCGACGACGTGCAGGCCTGCGGCGGGACGCACGTCAAGCGGACCGGCGACATCGGCGCCATCAAGGTGCTGACGACCGAACCGGTGCAGGACGGCATCGAACGCGTCGTCTTCGCCGCGGGCGACGCGGCCATCGAGGCGACGCAGCGCACCGAAGACGCCCTCTACGACGCGGCCGAGGTGCTCGACGTGAACCCCGAGGACGTGCCGGACACGGCCGAGCGGTTCTTCACCGAGTGGAAGGAACGCGGCAAGACCATCGACCGGCTGAAGTCCGAACTCGCGGAGGCGCGCGCCGCCGCGGAGACGGAGGAGACGGACGTGAACGGCACGCCCGCCGTCGTCCAACGACTCGACGGCGACGCCGACGAACTCCGCGCGACGGCCAACGCCATCGTCGGAGAGGGCAAAGTGGCCGTCCTCGGCTCCGCCGCGGGCGGCAGCGCCCAGTTCGTCGTCGGCGTCCCCGACGGCGTGGGCATCAACGCGGGCGAAGTCGTCGGCCAACTCGCCTCGCGCGTCGGCGGCGGCGGCGGCGGCCCGCCGGACTTCGCGCAGGGCGGCGGTCCGAACGTCGACGCTCTGGACGACGTGCTGGCGGAGGCGCCCGACGTGCTCCGGCAGGTTCTCGACGCCTGA
- a CDS encoding GAF domain-containing protein: protein MFPSQTDVRGLEQLRLAVDDPAAMEHLTLVSDSASFVPAGDGEPADVAIVTDPSSDFERDVPVVCYADCDPASVPRPERFDAFVRRGDEESLRTQLRWLAARADGVAVHETRLRRLYEGSSRLISAETTDELLDQTLDIADRILAFDNSVVCTDAGDGFHVRATDDDFDDDDRIDYDRGLVGETYRTGESFRLDDVRDSDVADPADPGFRSVVSVPIGDVGVFQAISTDVNAFDETDRRLAELLVSYVAETAARIESEAALRESRSRVEALHRGTVELAAVTDIDELFERTVAVTDEILSFDLSYVGVVDDGFIVPAAMSEGFPEDGAEVKSLEDGGVAAAVYRTQETRLVTDMAEADDAEPAKDTYRSGLSVPIGDFAVFQAAAYTPHAFDETDAELTELLMAHVAVTAERIRAEEDLREERDRSTALFEHVSDAAVAYQVDEGAGVASVQSVNHAFEERFGRCSVDVIGEDLVAEIVPDDETDPPELSVAAGERRRCEVQRLANGDRREFILNVVPLDPDAADGVGYALYTDITERKERESELRRQNQRLEEFANIVSHDLRNPLAVAQGHLELARETDREESFEAVADALNKMERLIDDLLSLARQGEVVGETTPVDVAAVARRAWDTVETEDATLESATATVEADDERLAELLGNLFRNSVEHGARRPSGRSPPGDTVEHSSTSNRTSSGDSVEHGSASSRPAADDAVEHGDTSGGVTIRVGPLDGERGFYVEDDGPGIDEDRRESVFDPGETTGGDGIGYGLTIVSRIAEAHDWDVSVTESADGGARFEFRAD, encoded by the coding sequence ATGTTCCCTAGCCAGACTGACGTGCGAGGACTGGAGCAACTGCGACTCGCCGTGGACGACCCGGCGGCAATGGAGCATCTTACGCTGGTGTCCGATTCGGCGTCCTTCGTGCCGGCCGGCGACGGCGAACCGGCAGACGTCGCCATCGTCACCGACCCGTCGAGCGACTTCGAACGCGACGTGCCGGTCGTCTGCTACGCCGACTGCGACCCGGCGTCGGTGCCTCGACCGGAGCGGTTCGACGCGTTCGTGCGACGGGGCGACGAGGAATCGCTCCGCACGCAACTCCGCTGGCTCGCGGCGCGGGCCGACGGCGTGGCGGTCCACGAGACGAGGCTCAGACGGCTCTACGAGGGGAGTTCGAGACTCATCTCGGCCGAGACGACCGACGAACTGTTGGACCAGACGCTCGACATCGCCGACCGCATCCTCGCGTTCGACAACTCCGTCGTCTGCACCGACGCCGGCGACGGCTTCCACGTCCGCGCCACCGACGACGACTTCGACGACGACGACCGCATCGACTACGACAGGGGACTCGTCGGTGAGACGTACCGGACGGGCGAATCGTTCCGCCTCGACGACGTCCGAGACAGCGACGTGGCCGACCCCGCCGACCCGGGGTTCCGGTCGGTCGTCAGCGTGCCCATCGGCGACGTCGGGGTGTTTCAGGCCATCTCGACGGACGTGAACGCGTTCGACGAGACGGACCGCCGCCTCGCGGAACTGCTCGTCTCCTACGTCGCCGAGACGGCGGCCCGAATCGAGTCCGAGGCGGCGCTTCGAGAGAGTCGCAGTCGCGTCGAAGCGCTCCACCGCGGCACGGTCGAACTCGCCGCCGTCACCGACATCGACGAACTGTTCGAGCGAACCGTCGCGGTCACCGACGAGATTCTCTCGTTCGACCTGAGCTACGTCGGCGTCGTCGACGACGGCTTCATCGTCCCTGCCGCGATGTCAGAGGGGTTCCCCGAGGACGGCGCGGAGGTCAAGTCGCTCGAAGACGGCGGCGTCGCCGCCGCCGTCTACCGAACGCAGGAGACGCGTCTCGTCACGGACATGGCCGAGGCCGACGACGCCGAACCGGCGAAGGACACCTATCGGTCGGGGCTGAGCGTCCCAATCGGCGACTTCGCGGTGTTTCAGGCCGCCGCGTACACGCCGCACGCGTTCGACGAGACGGACGCGGAACTCACCGAACTCCTGATGGCGCACGTCGCCGTGACCGCCGAGCGAATCCGCGCCGAGGAGGACCTCCGCGAGGAACGCGACCGCTCGACCGCCCTGTTCGAACACGTCTCCGACGCCGCCGTCGCCTATCAGGTGGACGAGGGCGCGGGCGTCGCGTCCGTCCAGAGCGTCAATCACGCCTTCGAGGAGCGGTTCGGCCGGTGCAGCGTGGACGTCATCGGCGAGGACCTCGTCGCCGAAATCGTCCCCGACGACGAGACGGACCCCCCGGAGTTGAGCGTCGCGGCGGGAGAGCGACGGCGCTGCGAGGTGCAGCGACTCGCGAACGGCGACCGGCGCGAGTTCATCCTCAACGTCGTCCCACTCGACCCCGACGCCGCCGACGGCGTGGGGTACGCGCTCTACACCGACATCACCGAGCGGAAAGAGCGCGAGTCGGAGCTGAGACGGCAGAACCAGCGGTTGGAGGAGTTCGCCAACATCGTGAGCCACGACCTGCGGAACCCCCTCGCGGTGGCGCAGGGACACCTCGAACTGGCACGCGAGACGGACCGCGAGGAGTCGTTCGAAGCGGTGGCGGACGCGTTGAACAAGATGGAACGGCTCATCGACGACCTGCTGTCGCTGGCGCGGCAGGGCGAAGTCGTCGGCGAGACGACCCCCGTGGACGTGGCGGCGGTCGCCCGTCGGGCGTGGGACACCGTCGAGACCGAAGACGCGACGCTGGAGAGCGCCACCGCGACGGTCGAGGCCGACGACGAGCGTCTGGCCGAACTGCTCGGGAACCTGTTTCGGAACTCGGTCGAGCACGGCGCTCGACGTCCCTCCGGTCGCTCCCCTCCCGGAGACACCGTGGAACACAGTTCCACGAGCAACCGGACGTCGTCCGGTGACAGCGTGGAGCATGGCTCCGCGAGCAGTCGGCCGGCGGCCGACGACGCCGTCGAACACGGCGACACGAGCGGCGGCGTCACGATTCGCGTCGGTCCGCTGGACGGCGAGCGGGGGTTCTACGTCGAAGACGACGGCCCCGGCATCGACGAGGACCGCCGCGAGTCGGTGTTCGACCCCGGCGAGACCACCGGCGGCGACGGCATCGGCTACGGTCTCACCATCGTCTCGCGCATCGCGGAGGCGCACGACTGGGACGTGTCGGTGACCGAGAGCGCCGACGGCGGCGCGCGGTTCGAGTTCCGAGCCGACTGA